Proteins from a genomic interval of Rhipicephalus microplus isolate Deutch F79 chromosome 6, USDA_Rmic, whole genome shotgun sequence:
- the TfIIA-L gene encoding transcription factor IIA L isoform X1, which translates to MAAAGVPKLYRSVIEDVINGVKDVFLDEGVDEQALQELRQIWEKKLLESKAIDPPDHPVPAAAGRQQATAATLQPTPQAILEKIPRRNPAFAATAQPLTIGPNGLMQPTLVQYHTPIRGPGLVDQKLIITQQPGQAPTVMSSSAAAAALALHPDVAASLIQGGVINMGDRQTGNPGAQLQFHPVVTLAGEHYTTTTATGQVCPNRTVSLPFALPAQVVTAAGAQTTLGNVVQLDGARDTSDEDDDEDEFNEDDEEGNEDGPQDDENEDGPQEEVEPLNSDDDVSDEEATENFEIDNVVVCQYDKISRSRNRWKFHFKDGIMNLQGKDYVFQKAVGDAEW; encoded by the exons CCCAAGCTGTACAGGAGTGTCATCGAGGATGTCATAAATGGAGTCAAGGACGTCTTCCTGGATGAAGGCGTGGACGAACAGGCTCTTCAGGAGCTACGTCAG ATCTGGGAGAAGAAGTTGCTCGAGTCGAAGGCCATTGACCCTCCCGACCATCCTGTGCCCGCCGCGGCAGGCCGGCAGCAGGCTACAGCTGCTACATTGCAGCCTACCCCACAGG cCATTTTGGAAAAGATACCGAGACGCAACCCTGCTTTTGCAGCCACTGCCCAGCCGCTGACGATAGGACCCAATGGCCTGATGCAGCCCACACTGGTTCAGTACCACACACCCATCCGGGGCCCAGGCCTGGTGGACCAAAAGCTGATCATCACACAACAGCCCGGCCAGGCGCCAACTGTCATG TCATCTTCGGCCGCGGCCGCCGCCCTGGCTCTTCATCCCGATGTAGCAGCCAGCCTGATACAGGGCGGTGTCATCAACATGGGCGACCGCCAGACTGGTAACCCCGGTGCCCAGCTCCAGTTCCATCCCGTAGTCACTCTCGCAGGCGAGCACTACACCACCACCACAGCCACCGGACAGGTGTGTCCCAACAGGACAGTATCGCTACCCTTTGCA TTGCCTGCGCAGGTGGTTACAGCCGCAGGCGCGCAAACCACCCTTGGCAATGTGGTCCAGCTGGACGGGGCGCGAGACACGAGCGACGAGGATGATGACGAAGACGAGTTCAACGAGGACGATGAGGAAGGCAACGAGGACGGGCCTCAGGACGACGAGAACGAGGATGGCCCCCAGGAGGAGGTGGAGCCTCTAAACTCGGATGATGACGTGTCGGACGAGGAAGCCACTGAAAACTTTGAGATTGACAACGTGgtcgtctgccagtacgacaag ATATCCCGGAGTCGCAATCGGTGGAAGTTTCACTTCAAAGACGGGATAATGAACCTCCAAGGAAAAGACTACGTCTTCCAGAAGGCAGTCGGAGATGCTGAGTGGTGA
- the TfIIA-L gene encoding transcription factor IIA L isoform X2 produces MAAAGVPKLYRSVIEDVINGVKDVFLDEGVDEQALQELRQIWEKKLLESKAIDPPDHPVPAAAGRQQATAATLQPTPQAILEKIPRRNPAFAATAQPLTIGPNGLMQPTLVQYHTPIRGPGLVDQKLIITQQPGQAPTVMSSSAAAAALALHPDVAASLIQGGVINMGDRQTGNPGAQLQFHPVVTLAGEHYTTTTATGQLPAQVVTAAGAQTTLGNVVQLDGARDTSDEDDDEDEFNEDDEEGNEDGPQDDENEDGPQEEVEPLNSDDDVSDEEATENFEIDNVVVCQYDKISRSRNRWKFHFKDGIMNLQGKDYVFQKAVGDAEW; encoded by the exons CCCAAGCTGTACAGGAGTGTCATCGAGGATGTCATAAATGGAGTCAAGGACGTCTTCCTGGATGAAGGCGTGGACGAACAGGCTCTTCAGGAGCTACGTCAG ATCTGGGAGAAGAAGTTGCTCGAGTCGAAGGCCATTGACCCTCCCGACCATCCTGTGCCCGCCGCGGCAGGCCGGCAGCAGGCTACAGCTGCTACATTGCAGCCTACCCCACAGG cCATTTTGGAAAAGATACCGAGACGCAACCCTGCTTTTGCAGCCACTGCCCAGCCGCTGACGATAGGACCCAATGGCCTGATGCAGCCCACACTGGTTCAGTACCACACACCCATCCGGGGCCCAGGCCTGGTGGACCAAAAGCTGATCATCACACAACAGCCCGGCCAGGCGCCAACTGTCATG TCATCTTCGGCCGCGGCCGCCGCCCTGGCTCTTCATCCCGATGTAGCAGCCAGCCTGATACAGGGCGGTGTCATCAACATGGGCGACCGCCAGACTGGTAACCCCGGTGCCCAGCTCCAGTTCCATCCCGTAGTCACTCTCGCAGGCGAGCACTACACCACCACCACAGCCACCGGACAG TTGCCTGCGCAGGTGGTTACAGCCGCAGGCGCGCAAACCACCCTTGGCAATGTGGTCCAGCTGGACGGGGCGCGAGACACGAGCGACGAGGATGATGACGAAGACGAGTTCAACGAGGACGATGAGGAAGGCAACGAGGACGGGCCTCAGGACGACGAGAACGAGGATGGCCCCCAGGAGGAGGTGGAGCCTCTAAACTCGGATGATGACGTGTCGGACGAGGAAGCCACTGAAAACTTTGAGATTGACAACGTGgtcgtctgccagtacgacaag ATATCCCGGAGTCGCAATCGGTGGAAGTTTCACTTCAAAGACGGGATAATGAACCTCCAAGGAAAAGACTACGTCTTCCAGAAGGCAGTCGGAGATGCTGAGTGGTGA
- the TfIIA-L gene encoding transcription factor IIA L isoform X3: MAAAGVPKLYRSVIEDVINGVKDVFLDEGVDEQALQELRQIWEKKLLESKAIDPPDHPVPAAAGRQQATAATLQPTPQATAQPLTIGPNGLMQPTLVQYHTPIRGPGLVDQKLIITQQPGQAPTVMSSSAAAAALALHPDVAASLIQGGVINMGDRQTGNPGAQLQFHPVVTLAGEHYTTTTATGQVCPNRTVSLPFALPAQVVTAAGAQTTLGNVVQLDGARDTSDEDDDEDEFNEDDEEGNEDGPQDDENEDGPQEEVEPLNSDDDVSDEEATENFEIDNVVVCQYDKISRSRNRWKFHFKDGIMNLQGKDYVFQKAVGDAEW; the protein is encoded by the exons CCCAAGCTGTACAGGAGTGTCATCGAGGATGTCATAAATGGAGTCAAGGACGTCTTCCTGGATGAAGGCGTGGACGAACAGGCTCTTCAGGAGCTACGTCAG ATCTGGGAGAAGAAGTTGCTCGAGTCGAAGGCCATTGACCCTCCCGACCATCCTGTGCCCGCCGCGGCAGGCCGGCAGCAGGCTACAGCTGCTACATTGCAGCCTACCCCACAGG CCACTGCCCAGCCGCTGACGATAGGACCCAATGGCCTGATGCAGCCCACACTGGTTCAGTACCACACACCCATCCGGGGCCCAGGCCTGGTGGACCAAAAGCTGATCATCACACAACAGCCCGGCCAGGCGCCAACTGTCATG TCATCTTCGGCCGCGGCCGCCGCCCTGGCTCTTCATCCCGATGTAGCAGCCAGCCTGATACAGGGCGGTGTCATCAACATGGGCGACCGCCAGACTGGTAACCCCGGTGCCCAGCTCCAGTTCCATCCCGTAGTCACTCTCGCAGGCGAGCACTACACCACCACCACAGCCACCGGACAGGTGTGTCCCAACAGGACAGTATCGCTACCCTTTGCA TTGCCTGCGCAGGTGGTTACAGCCGCAGGCGCGCAAACCACCCTTGGCAATGTGGTCCAGCTGGACGGGGCGCGAGACACGAGCGACGAGGATGATGACGAAGACGAGTTCAACGAGGACGATGAGGAAGGCAACGAGGACGGGCCTCAGGACGACGAGAACGAGGATGGCCCCCAGGAGGAGGTGGAGCCTCTAAACTCGGATGATGACGTGTCGGACGAGGAAGCCACTGAAAACTTTGAGATTGACAACGTGgtcgtctgccagtacgacaag ATATCCCGGAGTCGCAATCGGTGGAAGTTTCACTTCAAAGACGGGATAATGAACCTCCAAGGAAAAGACTACGTCTTCCAGAAGGCAGTCGGAGATGCTGAGTGGTGA
- the TfIIA-L gene encoding transcription factor IIA L isoform X4, which produces MAAAGVPKLYRSVIEDVINGVKDVFLDEGVDEQALQELRQIWEKKLLESKAIDPPDHPVPAAAGRQQATAATLQPTPQATAQPLTIGPNGLMQPTLVQYHTPIRGPGLVDQKLIITQQPGQAPTVMSSSAAAAALALHPDVAASLIQGGVINMGDRQTGNPGAQLQFHPVVTLAGEHYTTTTATGQLPAQVVTAAGAQTTLGNVVQLDGARDTSDEDDDEDEFNEDDEEGNEDGPQDDENEDGPQEEVEPLNSDDDVSDEEATENFEIDNVVVCQYDKISRSRNRWKFHFKDGIMNLQGKDYVFQKAVGDAEW; this is translated from the exons CCCAAGCTGTACAGGAGTGTCATCGAGGATGTCATAAATGGAGTCAAGGACGTCTTCCTGGATGAAGGCGTGGACGAACAGGCTCTTCAGGAGCTACGTCAG ATCTGGGAGAAGAAGTTGCTCGAGTCGAAGGCCATTGACCCTCCCGACCATCCTGTGCCCGCCGCGGCAGGCCGGCAGCAGGCTACAGCTGCTACATTGCAGCCTACCCCACAGG CCACTGCCCAGCCGCTGACGATAGGACCCAATGGCCTGATGCAGCCCACACTGGTTCAGTACCACACACCCATCCGGGGCCCAGGCCTGGTGGACCAAAAGCTGATCATCACACAACAGCCCGGCCAGGCGCCAACTGTCATG TCATCTTCGGCCGCGGCCGCCGCCCTGGCTCTTCATCCCGATGTAGCAGCCAGCCTGATACAGGGCGGTGTCATCAACATGGGCGACCGCCAGACTGGTAACCCCGGTGCCCAGCTCCAGTTCCATCCCGTAGTCACTCTCGCAGGCGAGCACTACACCACCACCACAGCCACCGGACAG TTGCCTGCGCAGGTGGTTACAGCCGCAGGCGCGCAAACCACCCTTGGCAATGTGGTCCAGCTGGACGGGGCGCGAGACACGAGCGACGAGGATGATGACGAAGACGAGTTCAACGAGGACGATGAGGAAGGCAACGAGGACGGGCCTCAGGACGACGAGAACGAGGATGGCCCCCAGGAGGAGGTGGAGCCTCTAAACTCGGATGATGACGTGTCGGACGAGGAAGCCACTGAAAACTTTGAGATTGACAACGTGgtcgtctgccagtacgacaag ATATCCCGGAGTCGCAATCGGTGGAAGTTTCACTTCAAAGACGGGATAATGAACCTCCAAGGAAAAGACTACGTCTTCCAGAAGGCAGTCGGAGATGCTGAGTGGTGA
- the LOC119166838 gene encoding DNA repair protein XRCC3: protein MAGTSEDVDSSPSDLKLTLLELRLSGGLSKIEASRRLASACHHAVPAELEASALPENPPRLSLGCPVLDEYLDGGASSRGLIELCGESGSGKTQLCLQTALAAAASEDAHVLYICTEERFPEKRLRQMDPGEERGDRVLVAQLGEWPMLVQCLESSLPALRRTRRVTLLVIDSVAALLRADPERAEGVRRLGALLDSLWRSGIAVLCVNQVTDVPGGRTAPSLGPGWANLVTTRLLTARSTSGVRYLRVAFAPCTSPKERPCRFVVTEAGVRGVAGS, encoded by the coding sequence ATGGCGGGAACGTCCGAAGATGTCGACTCTTCTCCGTCCGACCTGAAACTGACATTGCTCGAGCTTCGCCTGAGCGGCGGTCTGTCCAAGATCGAAGCGAGTCGGAGGCTAGCGAGTGCGTGCCATCACGCGGTGCCCGCCGAGCTCGAAGCGAGCGCACTCCCGGAGAATCCGCCCCGCCTGAGCCTGGGCTGTCCCGTGCTGGACGAATACCTCGACGGAGGAGCgagcagccggggtttgatcgaGCTTTGCGGCGAAAGCGGCAGCGGCAAGACGCAGCTGTGCCTCCAAACGGCCCTGGCAGCCGCCGCCAGCGAAGACGCGCACGTCCTGTACATATGCACCGAGGAGAGGTTTCCCGAGAAACGTCTGCGCCAGATGGACCCCGGCGAAGAGCGTGGGGACCGCGTTCTTGTGGCGCAGCTGGGAGAGTGGCCCATGCTCGTTCAGTGCTTGGAAAGCTCGCTGCCCGCGTTGCGCCGGACGAGGCGCGTGACACTTTTGGTGATAGACTCGGTCGCCGCGCTACTGCGGGCCGACCCGGAGCGCGCCGAAGGCGTCAGGCGGCTGGGTGCCCTCCTGGACTCTCTGTGGCGGTCGGGTATTGCGGTGCTGTGCGTCAACCAGGTGACCGACGTGCCCGGCGGTCGCACGGCGCCCAGCCTAGGGCCCGGGTGGGCGAACCTGGTCACCACCCGCCTCCTCACGGCCAGGTCGACGTCGGGAGTCCGATACCTGCGCGTCGCCTTCGCCCCTTGCACGTCGCCGAAGGAGCGGCCGTGCCGATTCGTCGTCACCGAAGCTGGTGTGAGGGGAGTTGCCGGCAGTTAA